A genomic window from Macaca thibetana thibetana isolate TM-01 chromosome 16, ASM2454274v1, whole genome shotgun sequence includes:
- the C16H17orf50 gene encoding uncharacterized protein C17orf50 homolog yields the protein MDKHGVKTPLWKKEPEEPRAKEAEEEGKEGSEDEDEDEDNQRPPEESAAEGEEPPREAEEGEGRERRSVSYCPLRQESSTQQVALLRRADSGFWGWLGPLALLGGLTAPTDRKRSFPEEPCVLEIRRRPPRRGGCVGCEILFCKKCRSLHSHPAYVAHCVLDHPDLGKAGAAGSS from the exons ATGGATAAGCATG GTGTGAAGACTCCCTTGTGGAAGAAGGAACCGGAAGAGCCCCGGGCCAAGGAGgcggaagaggaagggaaggaggggtcGGAGGACGAGGACGAGGACGAGGACAACCAGAGGCCGCCGGAGGAGAGCGCAGCGGAGGGCGAGGAGCCGCCGCGGGAGGCGGAGGAAGGCGAGGGCCGCGAGCGGCGCTCAGTGTCCTACTGCCCGCTGCGCCAGGAGTCCAGCACCCAGCAGGTGGCGCTGCTGCGGCGCGCGGACAGCGGCTTCTGGGGCTGGCTCGGCCCCTTGGCGCTGCTGGGCGGCCTGACGGCTCCCACCGACAG GAAGCGGAGCTTCCCGGAGGAGCCGTGCGTGTTGGAGATCCGGCGACGACCGCCGCGCCGCGGGGGCTGTGTGGGCTGCGAAATCCTTTTCTGCAAGAAATGCAGGAGTCTGCACAGCCACCCGGCCTATGTGGCGCACTGCGTTCTGGATCACCCGGATCTGGGTAAGGCGGGGGCCGCTGGGAGCTCCTGA